The Borrelia hispanica CRI genome has a window encoding:
- the mltG gene encoding endolytic transglycosylase MltG: protein MLMVIKKIFISLFVLLLLLFLFLSFLYFLNSSPLKSDLVYEFEIQKGWGVKKIAWELKRKNLIRSAKLLIAISYFFGSDKNFREGKYLINGYCSTFDVYKEFLKGRPILPINITIPEGYTGRRIALKLNESGIISNVQSFIDLINDVNFVSELGLDYDSVEGFLFPDTYKFYKDMDMKEIIRVFVSNFFNKLYSIGIDYKSYSSKDLYDKVIIASIVEREYRVKNEAPIMASVFYNRIKSNMALQSCATIEYIITEELNKPHPTRIYFSDLEINSQYNTYINKGYPPGPIANAGIVSLTAAFFPDNTNYLFFVIKDPKVGTHKFSSVYSDHILAANSYIRNFITKD from the coding sequence ATTCTTATGGTAATAAAAAAGATTTTTATTTCCCTTTTTGTGTTGTTGCTTTTGTTATTCCTTTTTTTATCTTTCTTATATTTTTTAAATTCTTCTCCTCTTAAATCTGATTTGGTATATGAATTTGAAATTCAAAAGGGATGGGGGGTTAAAAAAATTGCTTGGGAGCTTAAGAGAAAGAATTTAATTAGATCTGCTAAGTTATTGATAGCAATTTCTTATTTTTTTGGTAGCGATAAAAACTTTAGAGAAGGCAAGTATTTGATTAATGGTTATTGTTCAACTTTTGATGTTTATAAAGAGTTTTTAAAAGGAAGACCTATACTTCCTATTAATATTACCATACCTGAAGGGTATACTGGTAGAAGAATAGCTTTAAAACTAAATGAATCAGGCATTATTAGCAATGTACAAAGTTTTATTGATTTAATCAATGATGTTAACTTTGTTAGTGAACTTGGACTTGATTATGATTCTGTTGAGGGATTTTTATTTCCAGATACTTATAAGTTTTATAAAGATATGGACATGAAAGAAATAATTCGAGTTTTTGTCAGCAACTTTTTTAACAAACTTTATTCTATTGGTATAGATTATAAATCTTATTCTAGTAAAGATCTTTATGATAAAGTTATTATTGCATCTATTGTTGAACGTGAATATAGAGTTAAAAATGAAGCACCAATAATGGCATCTGTTTTTTATAATAGAATAAAATCTAATATGGCATTACAATCTTGTGCTACAATTGAGTATATTATTACTGAAGAGTTAAATAAGCCTCATCCTACAAGAATTTATTTTTCAGATTTAGAGATTAATTCTCAATATAATACTTATATTAATAAAGGTTATCCTCCAGGGCCAATTGCTAATGCTGGAATTGTATCTTTAACAGCAGCCTTTTTTCCAGATAATACAAATTATTTGTTTTTTGTTATAAAAGATCCTAAAGTCGGGACACATAAGTTTTCTTCAGTTTATAGTGATCACATTTTAGCTGCAAATAGTTATATTCGTAATTTTATTACTAAGGATTAA
- the dnaG gene encoding DNA primase, with the protein MEYAKIIDLIKQRVDIVNIISEHVVLVKSGAFYKGLCPFHAERTPSFTITPSQGLFYCFGCKKGGDVVKFLMDIEKLDYHDAVNSLCTKIGIEYDSATRNMGIKNKLHDKTLISEIYNLNAKLIKVFVFFLNNNQEILSYILQERRISREIVDLFNIGYLLCDVAGKSSFYDFLVSKGYSNSILSKSGLFATRREKFSILSGRLIFPIKDFKGNVVGFGGRILGKNSGAKYINLSETRVFKKRELLYGFYEGLSMIKETRSIILTEGYIDVLAFFTAGVKIAVSTLGTSFSTQHLALIKRYADKIVICFDDDMAGLIATFKAYQICLPFNIDVSVIRMKYGVDPADVLKNKGASVLNNMINDSCDAFEYLLEKYSLKYDLNKTTDLNSMVNLFIKLIGLSSTNTQRDLLLSKLESKLGVKLETLRKDYYSMREKNAIASYKKNACSYEVNTYERYLLVALLKDFNYFTIIRRNINDSDLYDVDVKKIFVCFENLFDNNKSFSLFNLKELLKNKHGISENFFENMLRVEFEVDDEMVKQILFAIKKRKVENRILAFKEMIKNYVSIDAKAQIRELMFLNMQRENLRIYLNE; encoded by the coding sequence ATGGAATATGCTAAAATTATAGATTTAATTAAACAAAGAGTAGATATTGTTAATATAATAAGTGAACATGTTGTGTTGGTGAAATCAGGAGCTTTTTATAAAGGTCTTTGTCCTTTTCATGCTGAGAGAACACCTTCTTTTACTATAACCCCTTCTCAAGGACTTTTTTATTGTTTTGGATGTAAAAAAGGGGGAGATGTTGTTAAATTTTTAATGGATATTGAAAAGCTTGATTATCATGATGCTGTTAATTCTTTGTGCACTAAAATAGGAATTGAATATGACAGTGCTACAAGAAATATGGGGATTAAAAATAAACTCCATGATAAGACATTAATTTCAGAGATATATAATTTGAATGCTAAGTTAATTAAAGTTTTTGTATTTTTTTTAAATAATAATCAGGAAATTTTGAGTTATATTTTGCAAGAGAGGAGAATATCAAGAGAAATTGTTGATTTGTTTAATATTGGTTATTTACTATGTGATGTTGCGGGTAAGTCAAGTTTTTATGATTTTTTAGTCTCAAAAGGGTATTCTAATAGTATTTTAAGTAAGAGTGGTTTATTTGCTACTAGAAGAGAGAAGTTTTCAATTTTGTCTGGAAGATTAATTTTTCCAATTAAAGATTTTAAAGGGAATGTGGTAGGATTTGGAGGTAGAATTTTAGGTAAAAATAGTGGAGCTAAATACATTAATTTAAGTGAAACAAGAGTTTTTAAAAAAAGAGAGTTACTTTATGGGTTTTATGAAGGCCTTTCTATGATTAAGGAAACTAGATCCATAATTTTAACGGAAGGATATATCGATGTTCTTGCATTCTTTACAGCTGGTGTAAAGATAGCTGTTTCTACACTTGGTACTTCTTTTTCAACACAACATCTTGCTTTAATTAAGAGATATGCAGATAAAATAGTAATATGTTTTGATGATGATATGGCTGGACTTATAGCTACTTTTAAAGCATATCAAATTTGTTTGCCTTTTAATATTGATGTAAGTGTGATTAGAATGAAATATGGAGTTGATCCTGCAGATGTTTTAAAGAATAAGGGTGCTTCTGTTTTAAATAATATGATTAATGATAGTTGTGATGCTTTTGAATATCTTTTAGAAAAATATTCTCTTAAATATGATTTAAATAAAACTACAGATTTAAACAGTATGGTTAATTTGTTTATAAAGTTGATAGGTCTATCAAGTACTAATACACAAAGAGATCTTCTATTGTCAAAACTTGAGAGCAAATTGGGTGTTAAGTTGGAAACTTTAAGAAAAGATTATTATAGTATGAGAGAAAAGAATGCAATTGCTAGTTATAAGAAGAATGCATGTTCTTATGAGGTAAATACCTATGAGAGATATTTATTGGTTGCCTTATTGAAAGACTTTAATTATTTTACTATAATAAGGCGTAATATTAATGATAGTGACTTGTATGATGTTGATGTAAAAAAAATTTTTGTATGTTTTGAAAATTTGTTTGATAATAATAAGAGTTTTTCATTATTTAATTTAAAAGAATTATTAAAAAATAAACATGGTATTAGTGAAAATTTTTTTGAAAATATGTTACGAGTAGAGTTTGAAGTGGATGATGAGATGGTTAAGCAAATTTTGTTTGCAATTAAAAAGAGAAAAGTAGAAAATAGAATTTTGGCATTTAAAGAGATGATCAAAAATTATGTTTCGATAGATGCTAAAGCTCAGATAAGAGAATTGATGTTTTTAAATATGCAAAGAGAAAATCTGAGGATATATTTGAATGAATAG
- the rpoD gene encoding RNA polymerase sigma factor RpoD has translation MNSVDNKDLQAFRKKNSKLIKTILNYLGDKKEITFEDLSTFLSGDMLEPDNIDCIYGILENEGIGLINEKIESDICDVDELDEASKLDSQCMMLDDAIQVDDELDDKLDDFDDEVLDKEDYNSGYIKSGLLKDSNSEDPIRLYLKEIGKEFLLTGNQEVELAKQMDSGESIIENILKNEGLVIENYYNLVNAIYSRVDKEEFFKKDREREKDNNFDYYNKKKRITSFYKSLLKPFQDRLVKYVERKHRLYELGEDIFEESITNERLQIKELLKSIPLYQEELRLFSDDYIDSASKIKDLKRQQKSILDRLKIDKVRNLRILGRDLAIPEKRERIEKSLNIREDLIKEQITEAQLAQKELERIEMYYEYPMDKIISMSEEILKGKQMMQHAKDQLIKANLRLVVSIAKKYANRGLHFFDLVQEGNIGLIKAVEKFEYKRGFKFSTYATWWIRQAITRSISDQARTIRVPVHMIEQINRLNRETRYLVQVLGKDPTDEELSMRLGWDLKKVKTVKNVSREPVSLETPIGEEEDSVLSDFIEDKAIKNPAKHTSFVVLQDQIRAVLGTLPEREQEVVKMRFGLEDGYSLTLEEVGLHFNVTRERIRQIESKALRRLKNPKKTQKLKDYLEDLN, from the coding sequence ATGAATAGTGTAGATAATAAAGACTTGCAGGCTTTTAGGAAAAAAAATTCAAAATTAATAAAGACTATATTAAATTATTTGGGAGACAAGAAGGAAATTACTTTTGAAGACCTATCAACTTTTTTATCAGGAGATATGTTAGAGCCTGATAATATTGATTGTATTTATGGAATTCTTGAAAATGAGGGAATAGGTTTGATTAATGAAAAAATAGAGTCAGATATTTGTGATGTTGATGAACTTGATGAGGCAAGTAAGCTTGATAGTCAATGTATGATGTTAGATGATGCTATTCAGGTTGATGATGAACTTGATGATAAATTGGATGATTTTGATGATGAAGTTTTAGACAAAGAAGATTATAATTCAGGATACATTAAGAGTGGTTTATTAAAGGATAGTAATTCTGAGGATCCAATAAGACTTTACTTAAAAGAAATAGGAAAAGAATTTTTATTAACTGGAAATCAAGAGGTAGAACTTGCAAAACAAATGGATTCTGGGGAGAGTATAATTGAAAATATTCTTAAGAATGAAGGATTGGTTATAGAGAATTATTATAATTTGGTTAATGCTATTTATTCAAGAGTTGACAAAGAGGAATTTTTTAAAAAAGATAGAGAAAGGGAAAAAGATAATAATTTTGATTATTATAACAAAAAAAAAAGAATTACTTCATTTTATAAATCTTTATTAAAGCCATTTCAAGATCGTTTGGTCAAGTATGTTGAGAGAAAGCATAGATTATATGAACTTGGTGAGGATATTTTTGAAGAGAGTATTACTAATGAGAGATTACAGATAAAAGAACTTCTTAAGTCTATTCCTTTATATCAGGAAGAATTACGTTTGTTTTCAGATGATTATATTGATTCTGCTAGCAAGATCAAAGATTTAAAGAGACAACAGAAATCTATACTAGATAGATTGAAAATAGATAAGGTGCGAAATCTTAGAATTCTTGGTAGGGATTTGGCTATTCCTGAGAAGAGGGAGAGAATAGAAAAATCTTTAAATATTAGGGAAGATTTAATTAAGGAACAAATTACAGAAGCACAGCTTGCTCAAAAAGAACTTGAGAGGATTGAAATGTATTATGAATATCCAATGGATAAAATAATAAGTATGTCAGAAGAGATCCTTAAGGGTAAACAAATGATGCAGCATGCAAAGGATCAATTAATTAAAGCTAATTTGAGACTTGTTGTAAGTATTGCTAAAAAATATGCTAATAGAGGTTTACATTTCTTTGATCTTGTTCAAGAGGGTAATATTGGTCTAATTAAAGCGGTTGAAAAATTTGAGTATAAAAGAGGATTTAAGTTTTCTACTTATGCTACATGGTGGATTCGTCAAGCAATAACAAGATCCATATCAGATCAGGCACGTACCATTCGTGTACCTGTACATATGATTGAGCAGATAAATAGACTTAATAGGGAAACAAGATATTTAGTTCAGGTTTTAGGTAAAGATCCAACAGATGAAGAGTTATCAATGAGACTTGGTTGGGATCTCAAAAAAGTAAAAACCGTGAAGAATGTTTCAAGAGAACCTGTTTCGCTTGAAACACCAATTGGAGAAGAAGAGGATTCTGTGCTTAGTGATTTTATTGAAGATAAGGCTATCAAAAATCCAGCAAAGCATACATCTTTTGTTGTATTGCAGGATCAAATAAGGGCAGTTCTTGGGACTTTGCCAGAGAGAGAACAAGAAGTTGTTAAGATGAGATTTGGTCTTGAAGATGGATATTCTTTAACTCTTGAAGAAGTAGGATTACATTTTAATGTTACACGAGAGAGAATTAGACAAATTGAGTCTAAAGCTTTGAGAAGACTTAAGAATCCCAAAAAAACCCAAAAACTTAAAGATTATTTGGAAGATTTAAATTGA
- a CDS encoding zinc ribbon domain-containing protein, with protein MESNIDILKNLEGIYKSKFELEERQRNIPKYLQTKKVQIDGLVETFAELQLRFKEYQKEDASLKLDIQDINVRKSKAEEKIDSIKTQREYEALEKELQTIIDDEVAIRKKMTHITGLKTKVDREIADVKSKLEIEQNIYAVESNDLENELLEIVKKLDSIKSEEEKYSSRMDEDFLFKFQRIIRNKSNGVVPLIDSVCKGCHMILPVEFANKVRREPDDIKFCPYCSRILYYQDKFEVGLGMVPGGLADLIE; from the coding sequence GTGGAGAGTAATATTGATATATTGAAAAATCTTGAAGGTATATATAAGTCTAAATTTGAGCTTGAAGAACGCCAAAGAAATATTCCTAAATATTTACAAACTAAAAAAGTTCAAATTGATGGGCTTGTTGAGACTTTTGCCGAATTGCAATTACGATTTAAGGAATATCAAAAAGAAGATGCATCTTTAAAATTGGATATTCAAGATATTAATGTAAGAAAGAGCAAGGCTGAAGAGAAAATTGATAGTATTAAGACTCAAAGGGAATATGAGGCTCTTGAAAAAGAATTGCAAACCATTATTGATGATGAAGTTGCTATTAGAAAGAAAATGACACATATTACTGGGCTTAAGACTAAAGTAGACAGGGAAATAGCCGATGTTAAGAGTAAACTTGAGATTGAGCAAAATATTTATGCTGTTGAAAGTAATGATCTTGAAAATGAACTTTTAGAAATTGTCAAAAAACTTGATTCTATAAAAAGTGAAGAAGAAAAATATTCTTCTCGGATGGATGAGGACTTTTTATTTAAATTTCAAAGAATTATTCGCAATAAATCCAATGGAGTTGTACCTTTAATTGACAGTGTTTGTAAGGGTTGTCATATGATACTTCCTGTGGAATTTGCAAATAAGGTGAGGCGTGAACCGGATGATATTAAGTTTTGTCCTTATTGTAGTAGAATACTTTATTATCAGGATAAATTTGAAGTTGGGTTGGGAATGGTTCCTGGTGGTTTAGCAGATCTTATAGAATAG
- a CDS encoding tetratricopeptide repeat protein, producing the protein MGINYLKFIFYFVISLSLVFFIFFILSYLKAFSNSYLKAGPTEVNLLVLWDNKEYKEIIDYAENGIKENKFDFNLNLLLGFSYFYYSLMLNDSYLKNQFLDNAIERLRFLMSINDDVPMSSLYYILGKVYSHKGEYYSDLSVKYLNKALYASSFDFVNVKKDIFEYLGYSYQLLRDYNSSLKFFEKAYRENKSDLILWSLAYVNYKAGDIDKSIEYINKFLDEEHESLKGDKRDDNLVQKVYLLYGNIYFERSAYEDAFNCYDKVLKINSLNPNVYVKIGDIYRKRDKDYPKARKYWREALSINPYLEEARERLKISPEDF; encoded by the coding sequence ATGGGAATCAATTATTTGAAATTTATTTTTTATTTTGTTATAAGTTTATCACTTGTATTCTTTATTTTTTTTATTTTATCTTATTTAAAAGCTTTTTCTAATTCTTATTTAAAAGCAGGTCCTACCGAGGTAAATTTGCTTGTTTTGTGGGATAATAAGGAGTACAAAGAAATAATAGATTATGCTGAGAATGGTATTAAAGAAAATAAATTTGATTTTAATCTAAATTTACTTCTTGGATTTTCATATTTTTATTATTCTTTAATGTTAAATGATAGTTATTTAAAAAATCAATTTTTGGATAATGCAATAGAAAGATTAAGGTTTTTGATGTCTATTAATGATGATGTTCCTATGAGTTCACTTTATTATATTTTGGGAAAAGTTTATTCTCATAAGGGTGAGTATTATAGTGATCTTTCTGTTAAGTATTTAAATAAGGCTTTATATGCAAGTAGTTTTGATTTTGTAAATGTAAAAAAAGATATTTTTGAGTATTTGGGGTATTCTTATCAACTCTTAAGAGATTATAATTCTAGTTTAAAATTTTTTGAAAAGGCTTATAGAGAAAACAAATCTGATCTTATTCTTTGGAGTTTGGCATATGTTAATTATAAGGCAGGAGATATTGATAAGAGTATTGAATATATAAATAAATTTTTGGACGAAGAGCATGAATCATTAAAAGGAGATAAGCGAGATGATAATTTAGTGCAAAAGGTATATTTACTTTATGGAAATATTTATTTTGAGAGAAGTGCTTATGAGGATGCCTTTAATTGCTATGATAAAGTCTTGAAAATTAATAGTTTAAATCCTAATGTTTATGTTAAAATAGGAGACATATATAGAAAAAGAGATAAAGATTATCCTAAGGCTAGAAAATATTGGCGAGAAGCATTAAGCATTAATCCTTATTTAGAAGAAGCAAGGGAAAGGCTTAAAATTAGCCCGGAGGATTTTTAG